Part of the Benincasa hispida cultivar B227 chromosome 11, ASM972705v1, whole genome shotgun sequence genome, GTTCAAGATATGTGTAACTTAACTTACATATAATTTGTGTTGATCTTGATATTCAACATCTACCTTTAAAATCGTAGTTGTTATCTTTAAACACCGAGCTAAGCTTGATTAACATTCAAATATTAtcttaattacttttttttaggaCAAATATAGGTGGAGATTTGAATCACAGTCAACGGACCTCTTGGTCAGCATACACTTATATTAGTCAAGCTAAACTCTTTTTGGCATTTATCATAATTACATAGGATtaattttattggtttttaAGTATTTAAACTTACTAAGTTTATCGTTTAGTATTTTGCACCACTTAAAATTCAATcaatctagtttttttttaaaaaaagaaaaaaaaaattaattaatgttctattcttttgaATGTGTCCAAACATCCTTACAATTTTCAAAACCTTTTAAATTTGACAACAAATTCAGTGAGCTTTTAAGTGTTGAATTCTAACTGCTTCATTGATGGCAAAAATTGGGGGAAAAACTGAAAGTAAGATTAAAAAAGTCAAAACTTTGAagcaaaataaagtaaaatagcATTTACCCCAAGGAACTTTTAGACTTTCTAATTATGtccatcatattttatttctttctttaaattttcaaaagttttgaaagcttgattaactaggttataATAATGATGAGTATCTCCATATCTTCAAATTGTATGGTATATTAACTATTTTAAGGTCTAAGCATAAgtaaattttctctttcttaaaTTTATCAAACAATTCAAAAGGGttaaagtaaatttaattatatcagcACTTTAACATTTTACTCATTTGTGAGCATAAACTTCATAAAAGAGTTTGAACACATACTTTTTGTTTTAATATCATGTTAAATTATGAATCAACCAAAAAACTTAttatggtaaatttaattatatcaatactttatttccaattttacaaaaaaaaaaaaaataaaaaaaaagaaagaaagaaagagagaaaaactcACACCAATGGATATATTGTTTAGTACtacaattaaaaaagaaaaaaaaactagtatATGTTGTTTGGATATGTGACTTCCTCATATCTCTACAATGATATATACAAAATATTGTTGTCAACTTTTGCCTTAAACTTCTAGATTTTGACTTCTGGTTTCAACGAAAGACATCTCAGACTAAAAAAACGTATTCTATATACAGAATACTAAAGGTTGAAGCTATGTATTGTTACTTTAAAAGACTGTAGGCTTTGAAATTGACTTAAAGAAATAATACATGGTAAAAATAGGGAATAACCAAGTTGCATACATATTGATATTAATTCAAGCAAGTTAATCATTTAGAAGCTAGAGAAGAGGGTTGTTCATTCTTAATGATATTACCCACTTGAATATGTTTTAGGGGGTAGCTTAGGTTAGACACAAATAATCCAGCTATActatcctccctttatcaaccaGCAAAGGGGATATGTTTAATCACTTTGCTTTTGGAAAAATAGGCTAAATTTTCGCTTTCTTGTTCCCTCAGATTTATTAACTACATCATaaaaattttactttattaattatatgataatagGGTACTTAATACTTAATTAATCGTTATATATCGAGAATACATCATTTTTCTAGTGACATATCATCTACTCAAAGCCTAAATTGTTGTGAATTTTACCTTTAGAATATCACTACACAAAAAGAAGGTGTTTTTAGTTGTGGAGCTTTGAGTTCAAACTTTCAGTGCAGACTAGTTTGAGTTACACCGTCTTAGTTGAGTTGTTATATCTTAAAGAAAATAGGTGAAAGAATATCTGTTGAGAGAAACACAATACACACTGTAGATGACTTGAATAATTTTCTTAAAGAGGACGAAATACCCGTACCTCAACCTAATTATTTACTTGTTAGTTTCTTGATATTTActctatttttatttgttatttgtaATTCTCCTCATGGTTATTATTATTGCACAACTTTAATTTGTCCATGTACTACTAAAATATTCTACACTCTAGAATAATTGAAGGGCCACCAAAACTTCTCATACAATAGGTTGTACTAATCTATACACCTCTAACATTATGTCTCAAACATGTTGAATTTTAGCTTACTATTTTAGTTTATGCTCAACTCTTTtctatgtatatttaattatagaacACATTGTCTTGTCACACCCATTtttatatggtttttttttgttatggcTAGGTTTAAAGAATAAGCTTAATATCATTTGTTAGGGACAATAGATCCCTTTATTTATGTTcatttattgttgttgttaGACATTATATAGATTTGCTTTTGACTTTTATTTTGTAAGTTTGAACAATCTATGTGTGGAGGTGGGAGTTGAATTATTGATCTCTTGATCGAAAATATATGTCTTATTTGCTCAAATTGATGGCGATTTACTTTGACTCTATCTAGAAACAAATTGCATACTCACACATATATGGGAGAGAAATCTTGAAGTTGCAAACTTTAAAACAGGTTATTAGTGTTTTGATCTATTAAACAATATGCTCTAAGTCATCAATATTGTATCAAGAACGTATAAAAGGAAACGAAAATTTAGCTCCATCCATAATAATTTAGCCATAGATTCATTAACctaattatttgattaattagcaATGAAGTAGATAAGTAATTGTTATTGAATTGACTTAGGATTTGTTTAGATTGACTAGtgaaaaaagtatttttgttttgaaaaaaattattttgtatttaaactCTCTTGATGAGAATTGTTAAGTACCATTTAAAAGTGTTCTAAAAGCAATTTTAATCTGTTgccaaacacttcaattttttccaaaatgacttattttcaaaattaagattcgaaaagttaaattgaatacatctttatattattaaggagttttttataatatacaggcaaaatttttatcaatacaaaaattacaaagaTGACGATTGAACTtttgacattaaaaaaaaatatatattaatcactATTAAAATATACTCACTTCAATGATACAAGTAAAATTAAAACACtgtatttttagaaataaactaaaatatactATTGGGTAGTTTACTATTtacttcattaaaaaaaattattttagtttgaccCTAAATTTTTAGGATGGATACACTAAAAAGTTTTTAATGTCCTTAAACTTGAAATTTCACATCTTATTAATAGGCCCCTCCTATCAATAttcaattttgtatatattatataaatatcatgCAACAAAGCCAATCTCGAGTATACACAAttcttatataataaaattagcaTGTTGCATAAGTGTTACATCTAATAAATCGCTAACAACATAAACTTATACTAACATAAACTTagagaattatttttttttaaaaaaaaaatcagaagtaGATATTTAACTAGAAAAAAGTTTTAGCGGctccaaataataaaaaaaggttTTAGTGGNNNNNNNNNNATATATTTATATGGGTGCAACACGAGAACTTCCTATATGGTCACCCAACTTTTTTAGAAAAGGATACGGATTAGATCAGTAGGTGCACCGAAACATCTCCATTAGGTGGACACCTTCCTAGCACTTTTATCGTCTCCCAGATGTATATTCAATAACGCACAAGGAGACACAAAGAATTTGAAGAGGACTAGAGATAAGCTCAAATAGAGATAAAAGtgttaaaaaatacaaaaaaaaaaaacactaaggTTTAGAGCAATCATGAAAGGATTATAATCTTTGAAGGAACTGTTTCTATAAGCCCAACATCTATCAAGAGAGCAAATATCTTCCCAGAGTTGAGTATAACTTTTGTTGTTGTCCTCAAAAGTCCGATTATTTCTTTCGATCCATATGATCACCCAACTTAGTACCACTCTCGTCCAAGTGCACCTATGGAATTGTGATGAGATCCGATGCATTAGTGTTGGTATAATCACACCCAAATTTTAGTGgctaaataaaaacaaatataaataaaacttctaatttaaaccttgaaagctatttatttatattaagaaCCGTGAAACAAGTGACAAAGTGGATAATGCTaatatattaagaaaaatatacttttgaaAATAGTTGATGAAATAAAGgctaaattatccaaaaaaaaaaaaaaaaaacactttaatTTTCTTCTGTTTAGAGGTAATTCTATTCTACAAAACTGTCATTGTAGTAGAAATATTGGATAGAAATTGAAGCCTTACAACGTAGGTGGCGCCAATGTTTGATCTCCCATTGTTATATCAAGTTACCTTTGCATTATTTCTCGTCCTAATTTTCGTCTAAcattctaataaatttttaatttgatattttaaaaatatttttaaaaaggtcAAAGGATAATAATACAACGttcaagttttattttattttatttttttatttacctTAGATAAAATAACCCTTAACGAGGTATTTGGTCCCAACTTACTTGGGTGGAATTGGATAATTAAACTCAATATTTGGGTTTCCCATTATAATAGTTGAAATTTCCAATTATAATAACGCACACTTAGCTACagtaaaattatttgaaaaccTTTATTGTCTGTtgtgtttattattttgtaaccATCCTCTCTCCTCCTTTGTAACTCATACTAAAAATTTTTATAGCCCAAACACATTATTATAACATATACCAAAATTGTTATATACCAAACATAGACTATTATAATCCACATATTATAATAACCGATTTAGACACCAAATACCCATAAGTGAAATTTGGTTTAAaccaacaaagaaagaaaagttttaaatttcaaaaccaaCTTCCAGATTCACAAAACTTTTGCATTAAATTAAGATAACCCTAATATCAACCTTATTAGTGCTCATTAATACtagtttatttctaaaaaaggaaaaaattgattGTTCATAATTAAGATCTTACCATATAACAAATTCAAACTCgttcaaatcaaaagaaatcTCAACCTCACCTATCCACTTCATTCGCCATACCGAACATAACTCAATTAACATTTGAATGTGCTAGAAATCATGAAATTTGTGGTTCGGACTCCCCTATTAAAAAACACACCCCCTTTCATTCACCTCACTGATATTTATACACTTCTCAAAAGAATAATATAACcccaaattatttaaataagagaACTTTAAAAAGAGAACACACACACACCTTAGCCCTTGGATAGTGAAAAGACAATTTTATCATCCAAGGAATCCaatattaatttgttaaaatcaAGAATATTGTTGGGAAGTATAACTGCATAGATTATAGTTTTCCAAAACACCAAGggcaataattaattttacccAATATATTCACACACCATAAAAATCTCTtcttatctatatatatttatgatcTCTAGGTTTTTAAGAAGaacttgaagaaagagttcatttttattcaaaaaaaaaaaaaaaaagcaactcCCAAATTTTTTTGTATTACTGTGTGTGTTGTTGTAAGTTTGTCATGGAAAATCATGGTGATGACCCAAATAGTCCAAATCACAGCTGCGAAAGGGCGGAGCCGGTGAGATCACGGTGGACTCCCAAGCCGGAGCAGATTCTAATTTTGGAGTCCATTTTCAATAGTGGAATGGTTAATCCTCCAAAAGATGAGACGGTCAGAATTAGAAAGCTTCTTGAAAAATTTGGCTCTGTTGGGGATGCCAATGTTTTCTACTGGTTTCAAAACcgccgctctcgctctcgccgCCGCCAGCGCCAGCTGCAAGCCGCCGCTAGTAGCGGCGGTGCAATTCACTACGATGGTAGTAGCGTCAGTACTGGCGGTGGTTACAACAGTGGTGTTATGAATTTTGGTGGggcttcttcttcttatctCGGAGGAGGGTCCTCGTCCTCGTCCTCCTCCACTTCTGGGGTTGGAGGAGATTGTAGCGGCGGTGGTTTCTCGATGTCAGGTCCTATGGGTTTCTCTGAAGTTGATCAACAAATGGTTGTAACGACTCCGTCATTTTGCCCTTCCGAAACCTCAAATTTAGAGTTTCAATCAGGTATTGTTAATGCATGTTTTTCTTCAAACCCTCTTTGTTTCGTTTCCACGCCACTCAATTCAAAAGCTTAAATTAACATACTCAATCGAATGATAATTATCTCTATTAATATATATCCTATTTTACCcaactttaaaaatttaagCCGACATAAATTTCAGGattcatttttttctataaCTAAAGAAACAAAACCAAACATAAACTTGAAAACTTTTCGATGATGTGACAGTTCCTTCTTGAGCTGAAATTTTTGAACACTAAcctcaaaaaagaagaaaattactttgtatgtatgtttgtgtttctttttctttttctttttcttttttttttttttaattacaaaaacACTTCACGGGAGAAGTTCTGAAAAATTGATGTTGGTGCCTCGGTTGTCGATCTGAatgtttcaaaaattaaaatttggaagaaaaattggaagaaattaaaaaaatatatatcaattttgGTAATAAAAAGAGaggttttaattcaattttttttttttttttcttttgaaggttatattataatattcataaatgGAGTTCCAACAGAAGTTCCCAAAGGACCCATGGACATGAAAGCAATGTTTGGGCAAGAGACAGTGTTAGTTCATTCATCAGGACTCCCAGTTCTTACCAATGAATTTGGAATCTCTCTGCACACTTTGCAGCATGGTGAAAGTTACTTTCTGGTAATTATTATCCCCCACATCTCTCTCTCTGTTTCTAACCAAAATCCCGTTTCAtaacaatttgattttcttcGATTTGTTGTCGACGTATTACGAAtgtgttcaaaattcaaatcaaattttgaaagttgaattGAATCGAGTAATTTTTAGAgacaattgcaaatatagcaatcaggccttgaagtctatcaatgatagaccatatcgttgatagattttgttatatttgcaattctttaaaGATGTtattatacacttaattattgtCCATTACAATTACtctaatttttaaatacttgtttttttttttattcaaatgtttaatttcgAAGCtagaaaaccaaaaacaaaattgggGTCTAAGTCTTTTATCAATGTGTTTTACAATTGAAACAAACAGAATCATATGCTTAACAATCAAAGAGATTTTAGTATTTTACAAGTGTGAGTTAAGGTTTTTGGGGTTATGTATTGTTGAATATTGTTCAATGCATTAGTGTAGTTTTGTTGTTGGTTTCTTCCTATGGTTTTCTTTTTGGATGAACTgatggaaaatcaattaattaactaagAGGGTTTTTGGAATGGTTTGTGAATTATGTAGTACAATGTTTTCTTTGTGAATTAAGAGATAATTTAGATGGAAGATAGATTAAGATTTGGGAGGAATatgatgttataaagagagtgGGAAGTATGAGTAGAAAGAAGGATTAGTGAAAAGAATATAGATGTGGGGGTAGAGAAATAGGTAGATGAAAGAAAATATGTGTATAGATAAGAATGTTCGAGAATGTTGAAAATCAACCTGAGTATAACTCAACAAGTTAAGATATgcatgtgtgtgtatatatatacactctCGACTAAGACGTCGG contains:
- the LOC120089786 gene encoding WUSCHEL-related homeobox 11-like, which codes for MENHGDDPNSPNHSCERAEPVRSRWTPKPEQILILESIFNSGMVNPPKDETVRIRKLLEKFGSVGDANVFYWFQNRRSRSRRRQRQLQAAASSGGAIHYDGSSVSTGGGYNSGVMNFGGASSSYLGGGSSSSSSSTSGVGGDCSGGGFSMSGPMGFSEVDQQMVVTTPSFCPSETSNLEFQSGYIIIFINGVPTEVPKGPMDMKAMFGQETVLVHSSGLPVLTNEFGISLHTLQHGESYFLVSRPT